The Candidatus Nanogingivalaceae bacterium DNA segment CGTAGATTTTACTACCGACTCATCTGAAGATTTTGATATAATTCATCTAAATACTATTAATCCAAAGTCTTATTTATTGGCAAAAAAGGCTCGCAAGAATGGTAAAAAAGTGGTTTTTCATGCACATTCCACTGAGGAGGATTTTCGAAATTCATTTGCGCTTTCGAATCTTGCGGCGCCAGCTTTTAAAAAGTGGCTCGTGAAGTGCTATAACACCGCTGATGTAATCTTAACGCCAACCGAATATTCGCGTGATTTGCTTTTGAAATATAATTTGAAAGCGCCAATTATCCCAATCTCGAACGGAATAGATCTTTCGCAATTTTCGAAAAATCCAGAAAAAATCAAAGCTTTTCGAGAGTATTTTAAACTCAAAAAAGATGAAAAAGTTGTGATTTCAGTGGGGCATTATTTTGAGCGAAAAGGTTTACCAGATTTTATGGCGGTGGCTCGTGATTTTCCAGAGGTAAAATTTATTTGGTTTGGTCACACGCCGGCTGCGGCGCTAACTGAACATGTAAAGAAAGCGATTCGAAAAAAACCTGAAAACGTAATTTTGCCGGGTTATATTTCGGGCGAAATTATTCAGGGTGCGTTTATGAGTGCAGATATGTTCTTTTTCCCGAGCTACGAAGAAACTGAGGGGATTGTTGTTCTTGAGGCTTTGGCGGCGAAATGCCAGGTGCTAGTTCGAAATATTGGTGTGTATGATTCTTGGCTTTCGAAAAATGAAAATTGTTTTATGGGTAAAAACAACGAAGAATTTACAGAGGCGATTGAGAAATATTTGAGCGGTGAAGTTAATTCAACTGTTGAAAAAGGTTATGAAGTTGCAAAAAGTAAAAGCCTCGAAAAAATTGGTGCGCAACTTAAAAGAATCTATGAAGATTTGATCTAGGCTTTTATAAAAAAATTAATAAGATATTTAGTTTCTATTTTCGTAAAATCGTTCAAAATTGGGCGATTTTATTTTCTTCTTGCTTTTTTAGAAAAACTTTGGTAAAATAGTAATCAGTATGAGTATTAGTGTAACAAGGAAAGACCAGAAAGAAGCTAACGAAAATATCATTCGTCGCTTTAATCGAAAAGTTCTACAAAGTGGAGTTTTGAGCGAAGCTAAAGCATCAATGCGATTTTCAAAGCCTCTAAGCAAGGTTGAACGACGCAAAAAAGCAATCGTTCGAAATCAACGCCGTGCTGAAAAAGCACAAAAAATGCGACTTGGTATTCGCTAAAAAACAGATAAATTCCAGTCGAGAGGCTGGATTTTATTTTTAAAGGAGGAAAATGCTAAAAGAACAAATTAACGCCGATTTAAAAACTGCAATGCTTGCGCGAAATGCTTTCGAAACTACAGTTTTGCGAGGTCTAAAAGCTTCAATTTTGGACGAAGAAGTAAAACTTGGCAAGCGCGAAGAAGGTTTAAACAATGATGAAATTGAAACGCTAGTTGCGCGAGAAGTGAAAAAGCGCAAAGAAGCGGCCGGTTTATTAGATGAAGAACGTGCCGAAAATGAACTAAAAGAAGCCGAAATTCTTTCGAAATATTTGCCAGAAATGGCGAGCGAAGATGAAATTCGCGCAGCTGTAAAAGCTGAAATTTCAGCAATGGGTGAAGCTTCGATCAAGCAAATGGGTGCAATTATTGGCAAAATGAAAGCAAAATTTGGTAATTCTGCCGATGGTGCTGTTTTGGCGAGAATCGTGAAAGAAGAATTGAATTAAAATAAAAAAACGGCCAAAAGGTCGTTTTTAAATTTCCCAGTCGGAAATAAGCTTATTTGCGAGCTTCTCTCTTTCTTTTAGTGGTATAGCTATAAAATAATCAGAATATTCCTGAATATCAAAGCCTATTTCTTTTGTTCTGAAATCTTGAGCGAACAATATGGATAATTTTCTTGAGAAGTTAACCAAGTTTTTATCTGGGTTGTCTCGAATCTCTATTATAAAATTCTTAGCAATCTCGTAAATTATACAAATTTCTTCTTTTGAGAAAGGCTTAGGATAGTCTTTTTCGAAATAGTTAATGTAGAAAGAATTCAAATCTTTTATAGTGTATTCTTTATTTGATGTACTATATTTTTTTAATTTAGTAGGAAAAACTTTGAAACTACTATCATAATCTATTTTATATAAAATAGTGACAATTTTTTGAAAAATGCTCATAGAGAAATCTCCTTTTTAATAAAAGAGCGCTAAAACAGCGCTCGTAAGCTAATGAATATTATATATGAATTTGATAATAAAAGTCAAATAGTTTTTTTGAAAAATCAATTTGACTTTTAGGGGGTCGACTATAATGGGGCTATGAAAAAGCATAAACTTTATGAAGGATTTACGATTATTGAAGTTGTTTTGGTTCTTGCAATTGCTGGGCTGATATTTCTTGCGGTTTTCTTGGCTTTGCCAGCTTTGCAAAGGTCTATTCGAGATAAATCCGAAAAGATTCGGTCGCCAGAACTGTTGCAATGATTAAAACTTATCGCTCAAATAGTGGTCATCAATTAAAATTTAGTGATGAATATAAAAGCTATTCTTTCACTAAGAATAACTCTGGTGAATGGGAAACTTCAGGTGAGGATTATGTTGGTAGGCTTCAGATAGTTTTAGGTAGTTCTTGTGAGGTGTATAAATCGCGTGAGGGCGAATATCCTCGATTTAATCCTAATAAATCAATGGTTGCAATTCATCTTGAAGCGAGCGACTATTATTGTGAAGAATTTTAGTATTTTTAATTTTTTGTGCTATAATATAAAAGTACATAATTTAAAAACAAAAGGAATTTAATGATCGTATTTTTTGGTCCAGCGGGTGCTGGTAAAAGTGTTCAAGGAAATTTGTTAGCCGCAAGAAATGATTGGCGCTGGCTTGGTGCTGGTCAACTTTTGCGTGATAGCAAAGACCCTGAACTTCTTGCACAAATGAGCACGGGTCAATTGGTTGATCCAGAAATTGTGAATCGCGTTATGGGTGAAGCTTTAGGCCGAGCAAATAACGGAAAAGTTAAACAAGTAATTCTTGATGGTTACCCACGCCAACTTGCTCAGGCGAAATGGTTAATTGAAAATAAACAAAATCATGGGCGCAACGTTGACCTCGTAATTGTTTTAGAGGTGCCACGAAGCGAATTAATGCGTCGTCTTGCAATTCGTGGTCGTCTTGATGATACTCCAGAAGTTATCGATGAGCGACTTCGAATTTACCGAAAAGAAATGTACCCAGTTTTGAACTACTTTAACGAAAACGGCGTGGTTATCGCGCATATTGATGGAACTGGAACTGTTGGCCAAGTTCACGACCGAATTATGGAGGAAATCGAAGCATGCGGAATTTAATCACAGGTAATAAAACTGAAGAACAACTTCAAGCAATGCGTGAAGGTGGAAAAATCCTTGCACGAATTTTACGCGAGTTAACTGAATTTTCGAAAGTTGGTGTAACTGGTCTTGAGGTTGATGCTTTTGCGCGTAAAAAAATTAAAGAATACGGCGCAAAATCTGCATATCTAACACCTGAAGTTAATTTTCCGGGTGTGGTTTGTATTTCTCTAAATGATTGTGTTGTTCATGGCGCACCAAACGATATTCCTTTCGAAAAAGGTGATGTTGTTAAATATGATATGGTGATTCAATACAAAGGCATGATGGTTGATTCTGCTACGACAACTGTTGTGGGCGAAGAGCCAAAAGGTGCAGTAAAACATCTTTTGAATGATACAAAAAAAGCACTCGCTGCTGGAATTTCGGTTGTTAAACCTGGTGTAAAAACTGGCGACATTGGTGCTGCGGTTGAAAAATCACTTAAAAAATCAAAACTCGGCAATGTTCGGGATTTGGTTGGTCATGGAATTGGTGTTAAAATGCACATGGATCCAGAAGTTCCAAATTATGGGCATGCTGGTCAAGGTGTTGTTTTTCAAGAAGGTGACACTTTCTGTATCGAACCTATGACTTCGCTTGGAAAAGGTGATGTTGTTTTCAATGGAACAGATAGCGAATGGGATGTTTTAATGCGCGATGGCTCGCTTTCAGCACATTTTGAACATACGATTTTAGTTACTAAAGACGGTGCAGAAATTCTAACTTTAGAGTAGTTTTATAGAAAAATGAAAAAAAGTGGGCTTTTAAGAGCTAGCAAAGATACTCGCGAACATCAATTGAATGAACATTTTGGGCATTCACACAGCCATGTGCATACAAGTGATCTTCCGTTGGCAATCGGTTTAAATTTAGGGTTTTCAATCGCTGAATTCTTTTTAGGGATATTTCTGGGTTCCGCAGCAATTTCGGCAGATGCAATCCATGATTTAGGCGATGCTATTTTGTTAACATTTACGCTAGTTTTGAGTAAGTTTAGCAATAAAAAACCCACTTCAATTATGAGCTATGGATATAAGCGCTTGTCGGTTTTGGGTGCTGTTTTGAATTCTTTCGTTATGTTGGGTCTTTCGTATATGATGGCGAGGACTCTATATTATGAATTTATTAATCCGCACAATCATGCACATGTGAATGTTCCGGGGTTAATGGTAGTTTCAGTTATTGGAATTTTAGTTAACCTATTTGCAGCCCTTCGACTTCACGGTTCGAAGAATATTCTCGATAAAACAGTTTCGCTTCATCTATTCGAGGATCTTTTTGGCTGGGTTTTAACCCTTCTTACATCTATTTTAATTTCATTTTCGGGCCTTGCGATTCTCGATAGAATTGCGAGTTTGTTTATTCTGTTATTTATTTCTTGCGGTGCGATTATGAACGCTTGGGATGCTTTAAAGATTTTACTTCAGCGAGCACCTAATGTAAAAGATTTAAATAATATTAAAAAGAATATTTTAGCAATTGAAGGTGTTGTGTCTATTAAGAATGTGCATTTCTGGAGTCTTGACGGGGAAGAACATATTTTTACTGCGCAGATTATCGTGAATGATTCTTCGAAAAATGTAGAAATTCGAAGAAAAATTTCGAGTTTTTTGCCAGATTTCCAGATTGTAGATTCAACAATAGAAATTTTGAAAAAATAAATCAAAAAAGTACTTGCATTTTTGAAAAGGCTCGTGTATAATTAGAAACGTACTTGGTGATATGCCACCTTAGCTCAGCTGGTTAGAGCAGCTGTTTTGTAAACAGCAGGCCTTCGGTTCGAATCCGAAAGGTGGCTCCAAGTATTTTTTAATACAAGTTAAAGAGCTGGGATAGTGAAGCGGTCAAACACAACAGACTGTAAATCTGTCGGCAGATGCCTTCGAAAGTTCGAATCTTTCTCCCAGCACCAGAAATTATTTTCCAAAAAAACGCCCAATCACTGCGAGGGGTGTTTTTTATTATTTGCTATTTTCGTACTTGATAAAAATTAGCATTAACGGTATAATGGAACTATGAATGAGAATTCTCGAAATGTGGTAGGAGTAGATATTGGAACTTCAAAAGTTCGTGTTATTATTGCGAACTTTGATAAAGAAGGAATGCCAAATGTTATCGGTGTTGGCTCCGCAGAAAATAACGGAATGAAAAAAGGGGTGATAACTAACGCTCAAAGCGTTTATCAAGCTTTAGATAAGGCTTTGCTTCAAGCAGAAAGAATGGCTGGCTATGAAAGTAGTAGTGCTATATTTAGCGTCAATGGTGCACATATTTTAAGCACAAATACTGACGGAATGATTGCAATCAACTCACCAGATGGCATTGTGGATGAAGAAGATCTTCAGCGAGTTGAAGAGGTTGCCACAATTGGTAAAATCCCAGCAAATCATCGAGTTTTGGAATTTATTCCATACTACTATAATCTCGACAATCAAGAAGGCTTAGTTGATCCTTACGGTATGGAAGGTGTTCGCTTAGAGGTTCACGGTAGTGCTATTTCGGCATTAGATTCAAATATAGATAACTTAAGAAATACTGCTGCAAGATTAGACCTTGACCCAGAACTTTATGTTCCAAGCGTTTTGGCTTCTTCTCGAGCATTGTTGACAGATAACCAAAAAGAAAACGGTGTTGCAGTTGTTGATCTTGGTGCCTCAACTACTGGAGTTGCAGTTTATGAAGACGGCGCGTTGCGATTAATAGAAGTTATTCCACTTGGTGGAATCAATATTACCAACGACCTTGCAATTTGCTTGAAAGTTTCACCAGAAGTCGCCGAAGAAATAAAAATTAAGCATGGTTTTGCTTTCGAGAGAGAAGAGAGTGGCGATATTGTTGTGAAACATGGTCGCGAACATTATAGCTTTAATACACGAGAAATCGAAGAAGTTATTGAGGCGCGACTTGAAGAAATTTTTGAAGAAGTTAAAAAAGTTCTTAAAAAATCAGGTTTCGAAAATCAATTACCAAACGGAATTGTACTAGCGGGAGCGGGTTCAAACCTTAAAGGAATTGATGAATACGCGAGAAAACAATTACAGCTAGCAACTCGAATTGGTAAAAACGGCGTCGAAAGAACTGTTTCACAAGAAGTGAATAAACCAGAGTTTTCAGCTGCGGTTGGCTTGATAATTGAAGCAAGAAATGTGGTTTTGAGAAGAGAAGAATATCGAGATAATTTTGAGCCTAAGAGCTTTGGATTTTTCGCAAGATTCTTTAAGAAAAAGCGATAAAGTGATATAATGGGAGTAAATTAAGGAGAAGAAATGCCAGAAATTAAACCGAATGAAGTTGAAACTTTTGCAAAAATTAAAGTTGTAGGAATTGGTGGCGCAGGTGGAAGCGCTGTTAATCGAATGAAAGATGTTGGCCTAAACAACATTGAATTTATTGCAATGAATACTGACGCTCAAGCGTTGTATAAATCAAAAGCTGATAAAAAAATTCACCTTGGTCGTGAAACAACAAACGGATTGGGTGCGGGTGCTGACCCTATTGTTGGGGAAAGTGCTGCTCTTGAATCACGCGAAGAAATTCGCGAAGCTCTTGAAGGCGCAGACATGGTGTTTATCGCTATTGGTGCCGGTGGTGGAACTGGTTCTGGTGCTGGTCATGTTGTGGCTGAAATCGCCCGCGAAATGGGTATTTTAACGATTGGTGTTGCTACTCGACCATTCGCTTTTGAAGGCGCAAAACGAAAAACTAACGCCGACTGGGCAATTGAAAAGCTTGCAGCCGCAGTTGATACTTTAATTACAATTCCTAACGATAGGCTTCTTCAAACTGTTGATCGCAACCTTCCTCTTCTTGAGACTTTCAAAATTGCCGACGATGTTCTTCGTCAAGGAGTTCAAGGTATTTCAGAACTTATTACTGAACATGGTTTGATTAACCTTGACTTTGCTGATGTTAAGTCGATTATGAGTAATGCCGGTTCAGCCTTGATGGGAATTGGTCGTGCAAGTGGCGATAATCGAGCACAAAAAGCTGCTGAACAAGCTATCGAAAGCCCAATGATTGAAGTTTCAATCGAAGGTGCTCGAGGTGTATTGTTTAATGTTGCTGGTGGTTATGATATGAGCATGAGTGAAATTCAAGAAGCTGCTGAAATCATTACAGGTGCAGTTGCTCCAGATGCAAACATTATCTTTGGTGCAACCTTGAATCCAGATCTTGAAGATGAATTAATCATTACAGTTGTAGCAACTGGTTTTGATCGTGATTATAGCGAACCAGCTCCAGTTGAATCACTTGAAAACGTTGTTTCGAAAACTTTCAATCTTGAAGACGAACACGCAGATGCTCAAGAAATTGATGAAAAAGTTTCTAGCGCAATTGATATGGAACTTAAAAAAGAAGAACCATCTTCAGCCGAAGATTTCACAAGCGATATTGAAACTAAAAATATTTGGGCTCAAGACGAAGAAAAAGACGAAAGTGATGTTCCTGCATTTTTGCGCCGCCGAAAACGCAATAAAAAGGAAGACTAATGGAATTTAAGCTCGACGAAACCAAGGTTCTTGAAAGTCGAATGTCGGTCGACGGCCAATCTGTGCGCCGTCGCCGAGTTGCTCCAGATGGAACTCGCTTCACAACTTACGAGCGAATCGAAAAACCGCGGATTATTGTTATTAAATCGCAGGGCGGAAGAGAAGAGTTTAGTCGCGAAAAGCTTAAAAGCTCAATTATTCGTTCGATCGGAAAGTTTATTTCAGATCTTCAAGTTGAAGAAATTATCAACCGTGTCGAAAACGAACTTCTTCAAAAATCGAACAAAGTTTCTTCGCACCAGATCGGTGAAACTGTTTTGGCGGTTCTGTTTGAAATGAATAAAGTTGCGTATATTCGTTTTGCAAGTGTGTTTAACGGTTTCGAAACAGTTGAAGATTTTGAAGATATTTTAGCAAAAGTTAGAGGTGAAAATGAGAATTGTAGTAGTCTATAAAGATTATAGCGATCATGGCCGTGAAGTTCGAGAATATATTGAAGATTTCGAAAGGCAAACGGGCTTAAAAGTCGAAGTTATGGATCCCGATTCTGGCAGAAATGAGTTTTTCTTGCGAGCTTATGATGTGGTTGAATATCCAACAATTTTAGCAATTACAGATGAAGGACGCCTGCTGCAACAGTGGCGGGGTAAACCACTCCCACTTTTTGACGAAGTTGCATATTACGCACGCTAAATTTGAAGCTTGGCGTGTTTTTTTGTGTTTGTGTTTTCTTTTTTTTGGTTGATTATAAAGTATTTTTAGTTATGCAATAAATATACCTAACAAATACTCAACATGAAATATAGATAAAATAAGTAAAATATAAAAAAAGAGAAAACTCTTTTTTTATAGTTGAAGAAAATATGGTTTATAAAAAACATAACTATTATGTCATAAATTTTAAAAAACAGTAGACGCTATATATAGTGTGTGCTAAATATAAACTTAAGATAACATTATTTTTGTTGTAAATAATACACGCTAAATATAGCGTTTTTTCTTGCTTTAGGTAATTAAAAAAGTTACAATGTAATTATGGCTTCTTAATACGGTAGGGGGTTAATATAATTAAGTTTTAAACTAGCCTAGGAGATATAATTTAGTTAGTGATGTAGGCTTATTGTAAGTTAATAAATTAAGGAAGGAGATGGGAGAAGAAACTAAGACATACAGATGGATGTTAAGATCAGGAGAAAGTTGAATATTTTAGCACAAAAATAATATTACTATTTTGCGGAAGAGAGCTTTTAAATTCTTATATTTGGAAACTAACAATCTTTCGAAATAATAAAGGTTATGGCCATGGTAAGGGAACTAACTTTACAGAAATATCAATATAAATAATATAAGGAGGTTTAATGTCGAAAAATCAAGAAAAATTACACTTTGAACTTAAAAATTTTATAGTAAATGTAGGTTGGACTCATAAAATTCATGCGGTTAGAATTGACGAGTTAGAAAACTATATTCGATGGTTTAGAATAGCAACAATAATCATTTCTGGAGTTGTCTCTTCTGGCTTAGTTGGAATACTTTGGTTTGATAAATATTGGATAAAGCTTGTTACAGCATTTTTATCATTAGTCACTACAATAATTTTTAGTATCACTAAGGAGTTTAACTTTGAGGAACGACTAGCTTTGGAGAGGAAATCTGTTGATGAGCTTTGGAATCTTAGAGTGTTAGCTGAAATTCTTTTATCTGAGGTGGTTTACAATGTAAAACCATCCAGGGAAATCCAAGAATCTTTCGAAGAATTAAAACTTAGAAGAGATGCTATTTATAGTCAACTTTCTAATTCGTCTCCTAAAAATGTATCCAAGGCTTCAAAACTAATAAAATCACGAAAAGATAATGATTATGAGGAGGATTATAAATACTTTATTTCAAAAGAATTGATGAAAATTAAGGAGGAAGAATAATGTCTTTATCTAATGATTTTAGAGAATTTTGCGAAAATGAACTGTCCATGACTGATGAGGAATGGGAAAAATGGGAGAATAGATTAAAAGAGATTACGAAACAACTTAATCGAAAATACTATTCCTTAGATGAGCTTGACGATCAAGAAACTGACAACGGTTTGATTGTTGGTAGTATAGGGAGAATGACAGCTGTTCGAAATGTTAGTGATTTTGATTATATTTTTACATTACCATCAGAAGTATATAGACGATTTGATAATTACGAGGGAAATGGGCAATCTGCACTTTTACAAGAAATTAAAAATGAATTATTAAAAAGATATCCTGATACTAATATAAAAGGAGATGGACAGGTTGTTGTTATTGATTTTTCGGATGGTCGAAAGATTGAGTTAGTTCCAGCTTTTGAACAACCTGATGGTAGTTTTATATATCCTGATTCTCATAAAGAAGGTTCTTGGGGAACTACTAAGCCAAAGCTTGAAATTGAAAAATGTAAATCTTTAAATTTGAATTTTAACAATCATTTCTCTAATTTAACAAGGCTCATGCGACGATGGAAAAATCATACGGGCTTTTCATTTAAGGGGTTGCTGATAGATACTTTGATATCCGATTTTATTGACGATAAAGGTATTTCTGAAATATATTACTCTGATTATAATATTCTCTTGAAAGATATTTTTGAATACTTTTCAAATCAAGATAGAAATAGAGAGTATTGGTATGCTTTAGGCAGTAATCAAAAGATTTACAATAATGATGGAGCAAAATTTATCAATAAAGCTAAGAAGGCTCTAAAGAGAATAGAAGATGCTTCAGAAGAGGAACTTACTGAAGTTTATAGACGGCTATTTGGTAGGCAATTCGCCAAATCTAGCTCTACGATAAATAGGGCAGCGAATGAAGAATTTATTGACGAGTTGTTCAATATTGATATCCAATATAATATTATTTTGGAGTGTGAAATTACTCAAAACGGTTATCGAAGAGCATTTCTTTCTGATTTTTTAAAGAAGGGGTATAAAATTAAGAGTAAGAAATCTCTCGATTTTAAAATTATAAAATCAAATATTCCAGATGAATACAGAAGAAAAATTAAGTATTATTGGAAAGTCAGAAATATTGGAAATGAGGCAATTAAAAGGAAATGTGAGCGTGGTGATATTATTGAAGATGAAATAGAACATCACGAAGATTCTCAGTTTGAAGGAGACCACTATGTTGAATGTTATGCTGTTTTAGATAATACGGTTATAGCAAGAGATAGAATAACAGTGCCTATTGACCCGTTAAATGGGAAAGACTATGCATTTTAAACTTTTCAATATTCTTCCTAAACCCAGCGATTCCGAGTTGCTGGGTTTAGGTTAAAAAGTTTTTAACTATTCACCTATTAGATCTAATATATCTTTTAGCTTAATTTATATTTAAAAGCTTGAAAATATCTTTAATTTTTGATAAAATAAGCTTATAAAAGCGTTTTATTTTGATAAATGAGCGGCTATCAACCGCGAAGCTCCCAGAAGAAAGGTTTAACCGATTAGAACTGGGCGGGAAAGCTCCGTGAAAGCTAAAATTAAGGGCTAAAAGAATCACTTCTTTTGGAATCGAGATGGTATCGCCGAGCTTGCTTGGTTCTCGAATCTAAAAGAGGTGATTTTTAATTTAAAAGGAGGAAGAATGAAATTTCAAGCAAACTCAAGAAGACGGGCAAAAGAATATGAAGCCGATGTTTTGGCGCGCTGGAAAGCAGAAAATACCTTTAAACAATCAGTTGAAAACCGTAGCGAAGATAACGCTTTTGTGTTTTATGATGGTCCTCCATTCATTACTGGTGTGCCACACCACGGAACACTCCTTAGCTCAATCGTAAAAGATGCTGTTCCGCGCTATCAAACAATGAAAGGCAAGCGAGTTGAACGCCGTTGGGGTTGGGATACGCACGGTTTGCCAGCCGAAAACTTTGTTGAGAAAAAGCTCGGTATCACTTCTCGACACGAAGTTGGTGAAAAAATTTCACTCGCCGAATATATCACAACTGCGCGCGAGAGCATGGTTTCGAACGCGGCACTTTGGGAAAGCACGATTGATCGCATCGGTCGTTGGGTTGAATTTAAAAATGCCTACAAAACAATGGATAAAAACTTCATGGAAAGTGTTTGGTGGGCGTTCAAAACTCTTTACGAAAAGGGTAAAATTTATGAAGGTGAACGCGTTTTGATGTATGATACGGCGTGGGCAACTCCGCTTTCAAAAAGTGAAGTCACAATGGACAACGACGCCTATAAAACTGTGACTGACCCAAGCGTTTTTGTGAAATTCTGGTTGAAAGATTTCGAAGATGCAGAAGGTTCAAAAGATAAAACTGCAATGCTCGCCTGGACAACAACTCCTTGGACTTTGCCAGCAAATATGGGCCTATTTGTTAACCCAGATTTCACTTATGCAAAAGTTAAAGTTGGTGATGAATTCTATATTTTAGCAAAAGATTTGCTCGAAAAAGTTTTTGTTGATGAAAAAAAACAACCGATTCCTTTCGAAATTGTTAATTTGATTGATGGTTCAGAATTGGTTGGTTTGAGCTACGAACCACTTTTCGAAGATTCGAAATATTCCGGTGAAGGTGAAGAGAACGCTTATAAAGTTTGGGGCGCAGATTACGTTTCTCTTGAAAGTGGAACGGGAATTGTTCACTCGGCACCAGCATATGGTGAAGAAGACTTCAACTTTGGTAAAGAATACGGAATTCCAGTTTTCCACGTTTTAGACGAATATGGAAAATATTTGAACGGTGAATTTGCCGGAAAAGATGTTTGGGAATTCAACAAGCCGCTTGCTAAAATCTTGAAAGAGCGTGGTGTAGTTTGGAAAATTGATTACATTCGTCACGAATACCCACACAATCCACGAACAGGTCACCGATTGATGTATCGCGCGCACCCAAGCTGGTTCTTTGATATTCAAGGTCAAAAAGAATTAATGCTTGAGCAAAACGAAAATATCAATTGGTTCCCAGCACACTTGAAGCATGGTCGTTTCGAAAAGAATCTTGAAGCTGCACCAGATTGGAATCTGTCGCGTGACCGTTTTTGGGCGACTGCAATGCCAGTTTGGAAGTCTGAAAGTGGTAAAATCCGCGTGGTTGGTTCTTATGCTGAACTTAAAGAATTGAGCGGCGTGGAACTTGAAGACTATCACCGACCTTGGGTCGATGAAATTACTTTCGAAATTGATGGTGAAAAATATACTCGAATTGATAAAGTGCTTGACTGTTGGTTCGAAAGTGGTTCAATGCCGTTCGCGCAATTCCATTATCCTTTCGAAAACAAAGAAAAATTTGAAAAGAATTTCCCAGGCGACTTTATTGTTGAATATATTGGTCAGGTTCGTGCATGGTTCTATTATGTTCACGCTGTAAACACTGCTTTGTTTGGCAAAAACGCCTTCAAAAACGTGATTACAACTGGTGTTGTTGCCGGAAACGATGGCCGCAAGATGAGTAAATCTCTTGGAAACTACACCGATCCAAACGAACTAATGGATCAATATTCTGCCG contains these protein-coding regions:
- a CDS encoding glycosyltransferase family 4 protein produces the protein MKVLLFRDDEKIFAKSGVGRAMKHQEAALKLAGVDFTTDSSEDFDIIHLNTINPKSYLLAKKARKNGKKVVFHAHSTEEDFRNSFALSNLAAPAFKKWLVKCYNTADVILTPTEYSRDLLLKYNLKAPIIPISNGIDLSQFSKNPEKIKAFREYFKLKKDEKVVISVGHYFERKGLPDFMAVARDFPEVKFIWFGHTPAAALTEHVKKAIRKKPENVILPGYISGEIIQGAFMSADMFFFPSYEETEGIVVLEALAAKCQVLVRNIGVYDSWLSKNENCFMGKNNEEFTEAIEKYLSGEVNSTVEKGYEVAKSKSLEKIGAQLKRIYEDLI
- a CDS encoding 30S ribosomal protein S21 translates to MSISVTRKDQKEANENIIRRFNRKVLQSGVLSEAKASMRFSKPLSKVERRKKAIVRNQRRAEKAQKMRLGIR
- a CDS encoding GatB/YqeY domain-containing protein, with translation MLKEQINADLKTAMLARNAFETTVLRGLKASILDEEVKLGKREEGLNNDEIETLVAREVKKRKEAAGLLDEERAENELKEAEILSKYLPEMASEDEIRAAVKAEISAMGEASIKQMGAIIGKMKAKFGNSADGAVLARIVKEELN
- a CDS encoding prepilin-type N-terminal cleavage/methylation domain-containing protein; amino-acid sequence: MKKHKLYEGFTIIEVVLVLAIAGLIFLAVFLALPALQRSIRDKSEKIRSPELLQ
- a CDS encoding nucleoside monophosphate kinase; the protein is MIVFFGPAGAGKSVQGNLLAARNDWRWLGAGQLLRDSKDPELLAQMSTGQLVDPEIVNRVMGEALGRANNGKVKQVILDGYPRQLAQAKWLIENKQNHGRNVDLVIVLEVPRSELMRRLAIRGRLDDTPEVIDERLRIYRKEMYPVLNYFNENGVVIAHIDGTGTVGQVHDRIMEEIEACGI
- the map gene encoding type I methionyl aminopeptidase; this translates as MRNLITGNKTEEQLQAMREGGKILARILRELTEFSKVGVTGLEVDAFARKKIKEYGAKSAYLTPEVNFPGVVCISLNDCVVHGAPNDIPFEKGDVVKYDMVIQYKGMMVDSATTTVVGEEPKGAVKHLLNDTKKALAAGISVVKPGVKTGDIGAAVEKSLKKSKLGNVRDLVGHGIGVKMHMDPEVPNYGHAGQGVVFQEGDTFCIEPMTSLGKGDVVFNGTDSEWDVLMRDGSLSAHFEHTILVTKDGAEILTLE
- a CDS encoding cation diffusion facilitator family transporter, which encodes MKKSGLLRASKDTREHQLNEHFGHSHSHVHTSDLPLAIGLNLGFSIAEFFLGIFLGSAAISADAIHDLGDAILLTFTLVLSKFSNKKPTSIMSYGYKRLSVLGAVLNSFVMLGLSYMMARTLYYEFINPHNHAHVNVPGLMVVSVIGILVNLFAALRLHGSKNILDKTVSLHLFEDLFGWVLTLLTSILISFSGLAILDRIASLFILLFISCGAIMNAWDALKILLQRAPNVKDLNNIKKNILAIEGVVSIKNVHFWSLDGEEHIFTAQIIVNDSSKNVEIRRKISSFLPDFQIVDSTIEILKK
- the ftsA gene encoding cell division protein FtsA, giving the protein MNENSRNVVGVDIGTSKVRVIIANFDKEGMPNVIGVGSAENNGMKKGVITNAQSVYQALDKALLQAERMAGYESSSAIFSVNGAHILSTNTDGMIAINSPDGIVDEEDLQRVEEVATIGKIPANHRVLEFIPYYYNLDNQEGLVDPYGMEGVRLEVHGSAISALDSNIDNLRNTAARLDLDPELYVPSVLASSRALLTDNQKENGVAVVDLGASTTGVAVYEDGALRLIEVIPLGGINITNDLAICLKVSPEVAEEIKIKHGFAFEREESGDIVVKHGREHYSFNTREIEEVIEARLEEIFEEVKKVLKKSGFENQLPNGIVLAGAGSNLKGIDEYARKQLQLATRIGKNGVERTVSQEVNKPEFSAAVGLIIEARNVVLRREEYRDNFEPKSFGFFARFFKKKR
- the ftsZ gene encoding cell division protein FtsZ, which gives rise to MPEIKPNEVETFAKIKVVGIGGAGGSAVNRMKDVGLNNIEFIAMNTDAQALYKSKADKKIHLGRETTNGLGAGADPIVGESAALESREEIREALEGADMVFIAIGAGGGTGSGAGHVVAEIAREMGILTIGVATRPFAFEGAKRKTNADWAIEKLAAAVDTLITIPNDRLLQTVDRNLPLLETFKIADDVLRQGVQGISELITEHGLINLDFADVKSIMSNAGSALMGIGRASGDNRAQKAAEQAIESPMIEVSIEGARGVLFNVAGGYDMSMSEIQEAAEIITGAVAPDANIIFGATLNPDLEDELIITVVATGFDRDYSEPAPVESLENVVSKTFNLEDEHADAQEIDEKVSSAIDMELKKEEPSSAEDFTSDIETKNIWAQDEEKDESDVPAFLRRRKRNKKED